The nucleotide sequence CAGGTAATTTCTAGCAAATTATGAGTTTTGGTTGAACTTGTGAGAAATCTGACTTGTGTCTTGCTTCCTTCTTTTGTCTCTATCAACTCTTAATATAAAGTAGAAACTTACTTTTGATAAGAACATTTTACAAAACTGATCAAGTATACAaatcttaattatatttaatcaaaattaaagaaaactgTAGTCTATAAGTCGATTTCAAAATTAAATGTGGCTAAAACTAAGAAGACACAATGTCATTATCAGTTAGTATTTAGAGTATTTTGATTTCAGTCGAACCAATCCTATTTATGTTGATAGTGTTCAAATTCAGTCATTTCCATGAATGGGGTGGAAAATCCTGAAGCATTTAAATTTCTCACCTTAATCATACTAGACATATTGATCAATGCCTGTTTACTAATAATACTTCTTTTCAAAcatcaaatattcttttttgaCTGAAATGTCCTCGTCGTGGTAGAAATTAGGTAGAAGGGCTAattatttggaagaaaaaaattaagactTTGTTGATATTCTTAAGGGACGaataatttgagacaattttaattgattaatttaatgCATTTCCCTGCCTGGTGAATCTTTACTTCCATTACAATTATATAAGCATGTTTATTGCTTATTTCAACAGATACAAcattccgtaaaaaaaaaaaagcattttccCAGTTACCCGAATCAACtatgaataaaaattaattacaatatTAAACTCTTGCATAAGTTAgtaatttgattaaatttaaatagtcataattgttattttgataAGGATCAGGGCAGCTTGGtcatttctttgattttggGACATGGATaagatttattttgtttagattgAACCTCTCTAAATTTCTACTTTCAATGTATCTCCAAATTGAATCTAAAAGTTCTTTACAATGCACTCGGCCATTTATAAATTAGACACAGCAGTGTGTTAGTTTGAGTGTAAGAGACTTGAATCCCCTAAACATGCGGTCTGTTCAATCTtaggataaaaaatattaatttattcagTCGTAACTCGTAAGTGAGATTAATtaataccaaaaaaattaaagaaaaatccTAATAAGTagaacccaaatatatgtattaCTTGCaatgcatcaatttttttaataaatttttgaatttcattattctgtttttcatgtatttattttttcgcTTATATAAATCAATGCCTGCTATAATTTACAATATGAAATCACTTTGGGTTTAATTCACACAGGTCATTGCTGGCACATTTTCTATTCCCTCCAAGGACCCTGGTGCTGGTATAAAAGGCGATGTTTCTACCAGCAAGTTACCATCGCCAGTTGGTGAGCCAACATCAAATTTAGGTTTCCGCCCAGCAATTAACTCTTCCAATGGGAATGCAATCCCAGGAAACAAGGAACATCAAGTTATTGGGGGAAGTCATTTCATGCCTCAGCAATATGGTGTAAATGTGGTACCTTTCCATCCCTCGGATTGGGGAAGTCGTCCAGATTCAAGAAATGCTGGCTTTGAACTGATAGGTATGAACTTTGGTGGTTTTTGAAATCCCTCTCCCCTTCATATCCCAAACCAgacatctcttttttttttttttttttttgaggagaCCCTCTCCCCTTCATATCCCAAACCAgacatttctttttattttttgtttgaagagaGATGAACAAGAGACTGAGAATGATGTTTTCTGTATGCAGGAAGAACAGGTCACGGAGCAAACCACTCTCCTGAGAATGGAAACTATTCCTGATTAAGATGGCTTATGGGTTGTGAAAAGATTAATCCTCGGTAGTTAGGTTTATTGTATTGCTTTGTAGTAGTTAGTATTTTCTGATTTTGCCTTTTGTAGTATGAGAAATGTTAAAGCATCCTTAAATATCAGCTCAAGAGCTCTCCTTCCTATTACTTATGATGGAAAGAGAAGACTAAAGACAtgcatatttaatatttttgaagttcTCAAGAGTTCTAATGTATTCTTTTCCCTTTAGAAATTAAATAGTTGTTTTGTGATGAAATTTTGGGAGAAATTCTGCATTTCTCTAGTTTGTTATGCATCAACCATGTGTGAATGAATGCCTTCCTTTTCACCAAAAGTTGGAACACTTCTGGTGGAAGCATTTTTTGTGCAGTAGTTGTTCACTTCCAAGTTGCAAAATTGAGAAAGCATCCACTAATTTAACAGAGCATGAAAGCATCCATTAACATTTAATGATGATTGCAAATTTTGAATAACTTACACTTCCTTCTGTATCCATTTTTCATCCTTTGTTCTCTCTAGAAATCTCCCATTGTTGCAAATCGTTTACTCATCCTTCAAAATCTAGATAACATATAAACCTACAGCAATATCAAATTGTGGAAAAAgcttttgatttcaatttttggaAAGCAAGTAAAAAACCGATTgcattgacaaaaaaaagtgaGACTAATGTCAGTAGTAGCAAGGAGATGAGCTAGGCTTGATTGTAAGtagaaaatcaaagcaataactGGAAGTAAATATGGTTAGTGTCGTTAATATCTGATGTGCAATAGCAACAAGAGAATGATGGAAAGATGTCACTCAAACATGAAATCTAGAGAAGCTCAGATATCATTCACAATGGTTAAAACCCTCACTTTAATACTCTTTTTATCCTTTAATATAATGTTCATTTATCTAATTCAttgtattaagaaaaaaaaagtatacccttcttaaaaataaaaataaagtatacCAAAATTTTGTATTCCCactattatatatttatgattgtgattatattatatatatagaataaGATAGAAGATATACATGAAATCATTCAGAAAAATATCCTTCATATAATAgtataattttaatttccaatttacttttttcttcCACAAGATaagtttctataaaaaaaaaaaaaaaaacacttttaataattttactatgtttccttcaaaaaaaaaaaaattttactaTGTTAGTACTTGCTACAAAGATTAAAGATTAACTGCATCTACCATGTTTGAAAAAATTAGTACACTTAACTAAgaatttccataaaaaaaaaaaaaaaaaaagtttggataaGAATTCCAACCGTAAACCAACCATACAAAGTAAATAGTAAAAACACTGTTAAAGGAATTATCACTGAACTTtaagaattaaaattaaattaaaataaaaaaacacgtTAACGATGATAGGTTCTTCCTTCGTAGTCATACGCAGTTGAAGTAGAAAGAACATGAACATAGTACTTTGACAAGGTCGAGGTCCAAGGAGGATGCACAGTACGAGGTGAATCTGCAACTCCGTGGGACCTACTTTCCTTCTTAATCTTTTTCCCTTTTCCTATTGTCTTATTCGGTCCTtcccctctttctctctctatatgTTAACTGCATCATCAAttgttagagagagagagttgtatTGAAAAAGTTGAAAACTTTAGCTCAAACCCATAAATAATTCAAGATTCTAAGAACTGGGTCTGTCTTTGTTTGCGATCTGCTTCATTGATTTGGGTCATTTTCTAATCAGGTTCTGTTTTTCTTTGATGCTTtgaaacaagaagaagaaaaataatcattgaCTTTAGTGTAATGAAAACTCTTATTCTGTTGTTACTGCTTTTTAATCTTACTCTTTATGCTTCTGCTACTGATTCTGATGAATATGATCATTGTAACTGTGATGATGAAGAAGCACTTTTCAGCATACATACAATCCTTGTTGGTCAAAAAGTCAGTGATTTTTTCATTGCAATTGCATATTTTTCAATACCAATTGAGCTTCTTTACTTTGTTAGTCGTTCAAATGTtcctttcaaattgttgtttcttcaattcatagCCTTCATAGTTCTATGTGGTATGACTCATTTACTCAATGCTTATTCTTATCATAGTCATCCTTCTTTTCAACTCTTGCTTTCCCTTACCGTTGCTAAATTCCTCACTGCTCTTGTGTCGTGTGCAACGGCATTGACCCTTCCGCCGTTGATCCCTCTCCTTCTTAGAATTAAGGTGAGGGAGATTTTCTTGAGGCAGAATGTGATGGAATTGGGGCAAGAAGTTGGGATTATGAAGAAACAAAAGGAAGCTAGTTGGCATGTTAGGATGCTTACTAGGGAAATTAGGAAGTCTCTTGATAAACATACAATTTTGTATACTACTCTTGTTGAGCTTTCTAAGGCTTTGGATTTGCATAATTGTGCTGTTTGGATGCCGAATGATGATAGGAGAGAGATGTATTTGACTCATGAATTGAAATCGGATTCTGTTAAGAGTTTTCATCATAATTCTATTCCTGTGATTGACCCTGATGTGTTGGAGATAAGGAAAACTAAAGGGGTTAGGATTTTGAGGCCCGAATCTAAACTAGGAGCTGCTAGTAGTGGTGGTGGTAGTACTGAGGAGTTGGGCGCTGTCGCGGCTATTCGTATGCCGATGCTTCATGTTTCGAATTTCAAAGGAGGGACGCCGGAGTTGGTTGATACATGTTATGCTATACTGGTTTTGGTTCTTCCAGGTTCGAACTCTAGGGTTTGGACCGCTCCAGAGATGGAGATAGTTGAGGTGGTGGCTGATCAGGTGGCCGTAGCCCTTTCTCATGCATCGGTTCTCGAAGAGTCTCATTTAATGAGAGAGAAACTCGAAGAGCAAAACCGAGCATTGCAACAGTCTCAAAAGAACGCGATGATGGCCAGCCAGGCTAGGAAGTCATTCCAAACAGTGATGAGCCATGGACTGAGGAGGCCAATGCATTCAGTTGTGGGGATGCTTTCATTGTTTCAAGAGGGTAATATGAGGCCTGAACAAAAGATTATTGGTGACACAATGTTGAAAGTCGGCAACGTGCTCTCGAGTTTAGTAAACGATGTAATGGATATTTCTGAAAATAAAAAGGGTGGCCTTCAGTTAGAGATGAAACCTTTCCTTCTACATTCCATGTTGAGGGAAGCCGCTTGCATTGCTAAGTGCTTGTGTGTGTATCAAGGGTTTGGTTTTCAGATTGATGTTGAAAAGTCTTTGCCTGAAAAAGTTTTAGGCGACGAAGCAAGGACTTTTCAAGTAATTATGCATATTGTTGGCTACTTGTTGAACACGCGTGACCGAGGGAATCTTGTTTTTCGGGTTTTTGTTACAAGTGAGAGTGGTGATAAGGACGACAAAAAATTTGGTGTTTGGAGATCGAGCAGCCCAGTTGAGTATGTagacataaaatttgattttcagatTACTGGTAGTTCTCAGTCAGATGAACCGATTTCAACAAAACAACAGATTGGTAGGAGGCTGAATCACAACAGTGAATCTAAGGAGGGCTTGAGCTTCAATATGTGCAGGAGGTTGGTACAGGTAGGTGCATCACTGTCTACCAAAATTGAGGTCAagattgtcttttttttttttttttgacaaatcctTGATTGTCTATGTTATGTCTGAGTATCAAATATGTCATTTATTGTTCACATTTGATGTTTAAAGAATGCTGTTTGGTTTGACGAATTTAATGTTGACTGGCATCTTCATTTGGGATCAAAATGAATGCTAGCACGCTTGCTACTAAACTTTAGTGAAAGCGTTTGTTTCTTCAAACCATTCATTAAGGATGTAAAATTATGTGTGATCACTTATCTGTTCATTCAAAGTCACTgattacttatatttaaaaagggCAATAACTGATCTCATATGAGGTGCATGTGAGGGTCCGACCAATAACTGATCTGCTGTAGGCAATCTTACCTTGCAATTGCAAGAAACTGATTCCACGAATCGGATCCTTGATGTTCTAATCAGATGGCAACCACTCCAACCGTTGTGTCGAGACTCTTTTTTTCACTGATAACATATATTTGACAATTTTTCGTAGATTCCTCTCCATGTTAATTTCAGCTAAGAGCTAACAAGCCTCTTCTGTTATAACCTAAatcttttaacataaaaataaaataaaataattagtaaGAACATAATCGTAATCCTTTTATCTTAACAGTATCACAGAGAAGCTATTTTTCCCCATGTTGGAAGGATCCTTTTGAGTTTACAT is from Medicago truncatula cultivar Jemalong A17 chromosome 1, MtrunA17r5.0-ANR, whole genome shotgun sequence and encodes:
- the LOC11431291 gene encoding protein EIN4 yields the protein MKTLILLLLLFNLTLYASATDSDEYDHCNCDDEEALFSIHTILVGQKVSDFFIAIAYFSIPIELLYFVSRSNVPFKLLFLQFIAFIVLCGMTHLLNAYSYHSHPSFQLLLSLTVAKFLTALVSCATALTLPPLIPLLLRIKVREIFLRQNVMELGQEVGIMKKQKEASWHVRMLTREIRKSLDKHTILYTTLVELSKALDLHNCAVWMPNDDRREMYLTHELKSDSVKSFHHNSIPVIDPDVLEIRKTKGVRILRPESKLGAASSGGGSTEELGAVAAIRMPMLHVSNFKGGTPELVDTCYAILVLVLPGSNSRVWTAPEMEIVEVVADQVAVALSHASVLEESHLMREKLEEQNRALQQSQKNAMMASQARKSFQTVMSHGLRRPMHSVVGMLSLFQEGNMRPEQKIIGDTMLKVGNVLSSLVNDVMDISENKKGGLQLEMKPFLLHSMLREAACIAKCLCVYQGFGFQIDVEKSLPEKVLGDEARTFQVIMHIVGYLLNTRDRGNLVFRVFVTSESGDKDDKKFGVWRSSSPVEYVDIKFDFQITGSSQSDEPISTKQQIGRRLNHNSESKEGLSFNMCRRLVQIMQGNIWILPNSQGLVQGVSLLLKFQIGPSLERYMFAPKDYSNSQFGGLKILLADDDGLNRIVTKKLLERLGCLVTAVSSGFECLGAISGSGSNSFKIIMLDIHMPEMDGFEVAARIRKFNGPNWPLIIALIANAEEQVKDRCMLAGMNGVIRKPILLHQIADELRSVLLRAGEKL